Part of the Arvicanthis niloticus isolate mArvNil1 chromosome 2, mArvNil1.pat.X, whole genome shotgun sequence genome, TGCCAAGCCTctgggcaaggtcatcccagatcTGAAtaggaagctcactggcatggccttctgTGTTCCTACCCCCAATGTATCTGTTGTGAATCTCATATGCCACCTGGAGAAACCTGCaaagtatgatgacatcaagaaggtgttgaagcaggcatctgagggcccactAAAGGGCACGCATCCTgagctacactgaggaccagattgtttcctgtgacttcaacaacaactcccactcttccacctttgatgctggggctggcattgtgctcagtgacaactttgtaaagctcatttcctggtatgacaacGAATACATCTACAACAACAGGGTCatggacctcatggcctacatggcctccaaggagtaagaaaccctggaccacctATCCCAGCTaagacactgagagcaagagagaggcacttggttgctgaggagtccctgttcCAACTCAACTCCCAACACTAAGCATTTCCCTCACAATTTCCATCCCAGACCCTCATAATAACAGGAAGGTCCTAGGGAAACCTCACTACTCTCTTGAAAACCATCAATAAAGTTTataccaccccccaaaaaaaagagagggGATATAAAGACTGTAAGAGCAGAGGAACAGATATTTCCTcaagattgtgtctcctagaaatttCAGAGAATCTATACCCATTAAGTCCTACCAAAATGACTGACAGACACAACCTGAACAAGAACAATAGTAATTGACATGCTAACATGAAAGGGGAGAAAGCTCATGAAGCCTCAACTCCCGGGAAAGAACTGTACACTGCTAAGGAATCCTGAGAACTGAAGAAATAATCTTCTTCATGAAAAAGCATACCAATTGGTTAGCCAATAAACTGACTATTTTCCTGGAAAACATAAGCATTCAAGTAGTAACAAATACTATTATATgaaatgagaatattttatttatgtatttagaagtgtgtgtgtgtgtgtgtgtgttgtaacaacaaataagagaaagatgacaaatttgaaagaaagcagtaGTATTGAGTGTATCTGAGACATTAAAGAGAATTGATAGAAGGGAAGAAATGATATAGTTATAATATTGTctcaaaatgtaattaaaaatacttaaagaattaaaaacataaattattcAATTCTGCAattgagaaaacaaataacaaacaaaggATATAGTGTAGGAAGAAGGTTACAAACTATTAAAAAGTCACTAAAAGCCTAAAATACCATATAGAttagaaaagcaagaaagaaaatggtaagaaatattttataggtGGAAGCCAGCTTTCTGGCTACAGCATTTGAATCTGCTGTTAAAAGCAAACTTACCCTTAGGTAAAAGCACAATTTTTAGAGATTTAAATAAGGTGAAAGAGTACAATTAGTTAAGAATATATTTGATTCCCTGGTATTGGCAGCTGACCACATTCCTGTCTGGAAGAAAAATTCCATAGTCCACTCAGGATTTGAGATGAGTTCAGGGATTCAGTCAGAGAGTGAATCACCTTCATAGTAGTCTAGCACAGAGAAGCAAGCCCATTACATCCCTTAAGCTCAATGGATAAAGCCAGAAGCCATTGGGTCAATATAATGTTATCAAGGAAAAGAGACCTCTGGCCTGCAGAAGGCACAAGAGTAGACTGATCTGAGAGACATACATCTCACTGGAACATGGGGGCAGTAGCTCAATACTGTTAaacattctttttcaaattttattttattttattttaagtgtgtgtgtgtgtgtgtgtgtgtgtgtgtgtgtgtgtgtgtaaatgcacatACAAGTGTGAGTACAGTTGTCTATAAGTCCAGAGGTTTGAGATGTCCTAGATTACAGGTGACTATGAGCCACACATCAGTTCTGGGCACTAGATTTAGGTTGTACTCTTTAATTGTTGCTTAGTCTCCAGCACTGTGTTAAGAATTCTTTAATactataatcatttttaaatgctgATGGCATTTTCTGTGTTGAGATCTTTTTGAGCCTTtatagtaaagatttttttttaatgctttaattCTCAAGAGTGGGTCTCTGGGAGGTCTTTCCCTTAGGCCATGCAACTTGAGCAGAGATTGTTTcctagatatatattttttaatagcaAGCAGATAATATAGCCTAGTGGATGTTGTCATTTTAACACtcaatattttaagaaaacttcAGCACCAAAGGAAACTatttcagaaatgacaaaggaCATGCTCCAGTCATGACCACTTGAGACAGCCCTACTCTAGACTGCAAAAACACTCTAATAAGTTTGAGATTCAATCTGCTGGCTTATTGGGAAATTTAGAGACTTGTCACATgctttgaaaattgattttatgatGAGATAATGAGAGTTGAAGTAACAGCTCCAACTGTAATAGATACAAGTAATTTGTCATTAACCTGAAGCTTCACTTGAGATAAtcaaaatcttaaatttaaagaTTAGCATCATTATATAAacagaaagttatttttataCAATGATCAATGAAATTTATAAAAGTGAAGAGACACAGATCTATTAACTAGCAGTACATATAAGTTCCATCAATTGGGGAATGTTTGTAGTctagagtaaaagaaaaaggttGATTAGTTTAGGAACTCACaagttaacattttaataatgttaaaattttaaaaaatgttaaaatcttaaaatatccaCTGAAACTCATTTGCTAGGATTGCAATCTCTTCATAGCATTTTTAATCTCTTTGTTTCTTAAAGTATAAATGGCTGGATTCAGGAGAGGTGTGATAACTGCATAAAACACAGCAAGAAACTTGTCTACCCAGGTTATGCTGACTGGCCACAGGTAGATAAAGATGCAGGGCCCAAAAAATAACACCACCACTGTGATATGTGCAGTACAAGTAGAGAGAGCTTTGGATACTCCATCCTTAGAGTGAAGGCAGACTGTAGTCAGGATATGGGAGTAGGACATCAGCAACAGAATGAAGCATATGGCTGCTAGCACCCCACTGTCAGCATTTATCAAAATTTCTAGAACATAGATGTCCAAGCAGGCTAGCTTGATGACCAATGGAATATCACAGAAAAAACTGTCCAAAACTCTGGATCCACAGAAGGGCAGATTTACAATTATAACCAGTTGGCTTATTGAATGCACAAAGCCAATGATCCATGATGCCATCACTAATCCAATGCACATATGTCTGTTCATGATTCTGGAGTAATAGAGTGGCTTACAGATGGCTACATAACGGTCATATGCCATTGATACAAGCAGTACCATCTCACCTCCTCCAAAGAAGTGTCCAAAGAAAATCTGACACATGCACCCTCCAAAGGAGATGGTCTTTTTTTCCTTGAGGAAGTCTATGATCATCTTAGGTGTAGTGACTGAGGAAAGACAGAAGTCAATGAATGAGAGGTTGGCCAACAGGAAGTACATAGGAGAATGAAGGTGAAGGTCAGTGATGATTATGACTATAATAAATATGTTTCCCAAAATGGTGATTaaataaagtgaagaaaataCTACCAGGAAAAAAGCCTGGAGCTCCCACGAATCACAAAGCCCAAGAATAATAAATTCAGACACCTCAGACTggtttattttctccatttagttcaGTTCCAAATTATTCCAAAGTGAAACATACAGTGTGAGATTCTGGGAATAgcagaaaatattaattaaaagaaGATCTTAAATTCTTCTGATAGAAGTGATTGAACCTATTAATGTTGGAATGACCTTGGCTTTTGGATGTAACATTCCTTATAACATTCATATATTATGTGTCCTAGAAACtttattctcatttatttacacaaattaattattatataggtaaataaaaagaaatgtatgctAATGTCAATGGCCATTAACAAAACAATGGCATATTTTTCAGAAACACgtgtgaatataaataaataaaaatataaatatataaataaaacacaaatgtaaCTGTAAAATATAGAACAATTTAGTAAAATGTAACTAAAGTGCTCAGAGTGGATTTTTGACATCATGTTTATAAGATGAAAAGCAATAGGAAATAAACTTTGAACTTGATAAAACTAAATATGCAATGACAaaaatttttagagaaaagtaACAAAGTTAGGTCAGGTCAAAGGTAAGTAGAAAGCTAAGCATATAAGcaaattaagatatttttaattttcattcttgaATTTCCATTATATAccattatataataaattatttaataaatagttatgatataatataaataatcaaTCTTA contains:
- the LOC117703837 gene encoding olfactory receptor 4K3-like, translating into MEKINQSEVSEFIILGLCDSWELQAFFLVVFSSLYLITILGNIFIIVIIITDLHLHSPMYFLLANLSFIDFCLSSVTTPKMIIDFLKEKKTISFGGCMCQIFFGHFFGGGEMVLLVSMAYDRYVAICKPLYYSRIMNRHMCIGLVMASWIIGFVHSISQLVIIVNLPFCGSRVLDSFFCDIPLVIKLACLDIYVLEILINADSGVLAAICFILLLMSYSHILTTVCLHSKDGVSKALSTCTAHITVVVLFFGPCIFIYLWPVSITWVDKFLAVFYAVITPLLNPAIYTLRNKEIKNAMKRLQS